Below is a genomic region from uncultured Tateyamaria sp..
CAGGTGGGCATCCCCAAGATCGTCGTGTTCATGAACAAGGTCGACCAGGTCGACGACGAGGAACTGCTGGAACTGGTTGAAATGGAAGTCCGCGAACTGCTGGACACCTATGAATACCCCGGCGACGACACGCCCATCATCGCAGGCTCTGCCTTGGCGGCGATGGAAGGCCGTGACGCCAACATCGGCGAAGACAAGATCCGTGAACTGATGGCGGCCGTGGACGAGTAC
It encodes:
- a CDS encoding GTP-binding protein translates to QVGIPKIVVFMNKVDQVDDEELLELVEMEVRELLDTYEYPGDDTPIIAGSALAAMEGRDANIGEDKIRELMAAVDEY